The following are from one region of the Treponema denticola genome:
- a CDS encoding McrB family protein — MYKNESKDNHFTWIPFYEEFAQKLLLYKDKRKELTQIVYKLKPDYINYLKWKPENSNGSDNPEIDPFSIFGIFNRGIKKSNRLDIIEYFKTAFEITSNIPSDFDSIPTLNNQRSFFINSNAPSFSKDIEVLWNMFEATLKNDEINLNSAFDEAAKHNGWGEAMLTMALYWVAPNSFLALDSKNKEFLKKNNFLIPAEITFQSYKILLDKVRAEMQKIESAFKSFPEFSYLAYLDGDTERKYWSGGIKWDKKDKKNEFINGNFWQIGWDKGHESKGAKQAWKNIKKVKVGDYLAFHSYGGTNDLTIHYLSEIISVLPDEGKLSIKKLPGNNYYKGKGPKMKSGTWFGTLIPVTGDKAIDTIFHVNSNTTGENLMNNAYITQYINFLKKHHNIILHGAPGTGKTYLAKQIAKLMDAETEFVQFHPSYDYTDFVEGLRPVNNTDKTNMMFERKDGAFKAFCKKAVKNLQDSKKSIHEMQKEVSFKDKFFELLDKIRNGDLKELQQRTNIPLDILQVTDNDNIVVKTKASGKETTYIVSYDRLEKLSKVFVDKQSLDNIKNIDKEFRNVIGGSHSSAYWAALNWIYTNQNSSSILEISEPIKQKDFIFIIDEINRGEISKIFGELFFSVDPGYRGKKGLVKTQYQNLVETGDIFEDGFYVPENVYIIGTMNDIDRSVESMDFAMRRRFAFKEITAAQSAENFELSENTKTRMERLNNAISKIDGLNSAYHIGAAYFKQLDDDMETSDELWENSLHDLLVEYLKGSGNEESNLELLKNAFDMINIE, encoded by the coding sequence ATGTATAAAAATGAAAGTAAAGACAATCATTTTACTTGGATTCCGTTTTATGAAGAATTCGCACAAAAATTACTTTTATACAAAGATAAGAGAAAGGAATTAACTCAAATAGTATATAAGCTAAAGCCTGACTATATAAATTATTTAAAATGGAAACCTGAAAATAGTAATGGGTCAGATAATCCAGAAATTGACCCATTTAGTATTTTTGGAATCTTTAATAGAGGCATCAAAAAATCGAACCGCCTTGATATTATAGAATATTTCAAAACTGCTTTTGAAATTACTTCAAATATTCCTTCAGATTTCGACAGTATACCGACTTTAAATAATCAACGTTCATTTTTCATTAATTCAAATGCTCCTTCTTTTTCTAAAGATATAGAAGTATTATGGAATATGTTTGAAGCTACATTAAAAAATGACGAAATAAATCTAAACTCTGCATTTGATGAAGCTGCTAAACATAATGGATGGGGCGAAGCAATGCTTACAATGGCATTATATTGGGTTGCCCCCAATTCATTTCTTGCTTTAGATTCAAAAAATAAAGAGTTTTTGAAAAAAAATAATTTTCTTATACCGGCTGAGATTACTTTTCAATCATATAAAATACTCCTTGATAAAGTCAGAGCTGAGATGCAAAAAATAGAATCTGCTTTTAAATCATTTCCTGAATTTTCATATTTAGCATATTTAGATGGAGATACTGAAAGAAAATATTGGTCCGGTGGAATTAAATGGGATAAAAAAGATAAAAAAAATGAGTTTATTAATGGGAATTTTTGGCAAATAGGTTGGGATAAAGGACATGAATCTAAAGGAGCAAAACAAGCCTGGAAAAATATAAAAAAAGTAAAGGTCGGTGATTATCTTGCATTTCATAGTTATGGCGGCACAAATGATTTAACCATTCATTATCTTTCAGAAATTATAAGTGTATTACCGGATGAAGGAAAATTATCAATAAAAAAATTGCCGGGGAATAATTACTATAAAGGCAAAGGTCCTAAAATGAAATCAGGTACATGGTTTGGTACTTTAATCCCTGTAACTGGAGATAAAGCAATTGACACAATATTTCATGTTAATTCGAATACAACAGGAGAAAATCTTATGAATAATGCATATATTACACAGTATATTAATTTCCTTAAAAAGCACCACAATATAATTTTACACGGTGCTCCCGGAACCGGGAAAACTTATCTTGCAAAGCAGATAGCTAAACTCATGGATGCAGAAACGGAATTTGTTCAGTTTCATCCAAGTTATGACTATACGGATTTTGTTGAAGGGTTAAGACCTGTAAATAATACCGATAAAACTAACATGATGTTTGAACGCAAGGATGGAGCCTTTAAGGCTTTCTGTAAAAAAGCCGTTAAGAATTTACAAGATAGTAAAAAATCTATTCATGAAATGCAGAAAGAAGTTTCCTTCAAAGATAAATTTTTTGAATTGCTTGATAAGATACGTAATGGAGATTTAAAGGAGTTACAGCAAAGAACAAACATTCCTCTGGATATTTTACAAGTAACAGATAATGATAATATCGTTGTTAAAACAAAGGCTTCTGGGAAAGAAACAACATACATTGTTTCTTACGATCGTCTTGAAAAACTGTCAAAAGTGTTTGTTGATAAACAAAGTTTGGATAATATAAAAAATATTGATAAAGAATTTAGAAATGTGATAGGAGGCTCTCATTCTTCTGCATATTGGGCTGCATTAAATTGGATTTATACAAATCAAAATTCTTCAAGTATTTTGGAAATCTCTGAACCTATAAAGCAAAAAGATTTTATTTTTATTATTGATGAAATCAATCGTGGAGAAATCAGCAAAATTTTTGGAGAACTTTTCTTTTCCGTTGATCCCGGTTACCGTGGTAAAAAAGGACTTGTAAAAACACAGTATCAGAATCTTGTTGAAACAGGCGACATTTTTGAAGACGGTTTTTATGTTCCCGAAAATGTTTACATCATCGGTACAATGAACGATATTGACCGCAGCGTTGAAAGCATGGATTTTGCTATGAGACGAAGGTTTGCTTTTAAAGAAATTACGGCAGCTCAAAGTGCGGAAAATTTTGAGCTTTCAGAAAACACAAAAACACGTATGGAGCGCCTTAACAATGCAATAAGCAAAATTGACGGTCTTAATTCTGCATATCATATAGGAGCTGCTTACTTTAAGCAATTGGATGATGACATGGAAACTTCTGATGAGCTTTGGGAAAATTCATTGCATGATCTTCTTGTTGAATATTTAAAAGGAAGCGGAAATGAAGAAAGCAATCTTGAATTATTAAAGAATGCTTTTGATATGATAAATATTGAATAA